CAACCAGTTATCTTAGCTCTTGGCGCAGGAATTGGTGATGAATTTGATATTACCAAATTGCGCTACAGCAAGATAGTAATTATGGCCGATGCCGACGTCGACGGCCAGCATATTGCCACTCTGCTGCTTACATTTTTCTTCCGTTATATGCGTCCTCTGGTAGAATATGGCCATATTTATATAGCCAAACCACCCTTATTCCAGATCAGAAAAGGAAAATCGAAAAAGTATGTGTATTCCATGCAGGAAAGAGATGAAATGCTGAAAGAAATGGGAGGCAAAGGATTACATGTGCAGCGATACAAAGGTTTGGGTGAGATGAATGCGGATCAACTGTGGGAAACTACTCTGGATCCTGAAAAAAGAATTTTAACATCAGTTAAGATAGATGATGCTATCGAAGCAGACAGAATGTTTACAATTCTGATGGGTGATGAGGTGGAACCCCGCCGAGAATTCATCGAACAGAATGCTAAATATGCTGAGATAGATGTGTAGTGGGGGAATTATGATACATGATAGATCGAGAATTGAACTTATAGAAATAGAAGATGTTTTAAAGAAAGCTTATCTGGAATATTCCATGAGCGTGATCGTGTCACGTGCTCTTCCAGATGTGCGTGACGGTTTGAAGCCTTCTCAACGTAGAATTTTGTATGCAATGAATGAATTGAACCTGACTCCGGGAAGAGGATTTAGAAAATGTGCAAAGATCGCCGGTGATACTTCCGGTAATTATCACCCTCATGGTGAACAGGTCATCTATCCTACGATGGTTCGTATGGCTCAACCCTGGAGTTTACGCTACATGCTGGTAGATGGACAGGGAAACTTTGGTTCCCAGGATGGAGATCCACCTGCTGCTATGCGTTACACAGAAGCCAGATTACAAAAAGCTTCTGTAGATCTGATGGAGGATCTGGATAAGGAAACGGTTGATTTCCAGACTAACTACGACGATACACGCCAGGAACCTACTGTATTCCCATCTAAATTTCCCAACTTGATGGTAAATGGTTCTTCTGGTATTGCTGTAGGAATGGCAACGAATATGGCTCCTCACAACGTTTCTGAAGTTTGTGACGGAATCATAGCTTATATCGAAAATCCAGATATGGAAGCAATGGACTTTTTGAAGTACATAAAAGGACCGGATTTCCCAACTGGTGGCTACATCATTGGCAAACAGGGAATAAAAGATTATTTCCAGACAGGTCATGGCCGTGTGATAATGCGCGGAAAAGCAGCTGTGGAAACTAAAAACAATGGAATGGAAATGATAGTTATCACCGAGATTCCATACATGTTGAACAAAACTCTTCTCATTGATAAAATTGTTAGTCTTGTTAAAGATAAAAAAGTAGAAGGTATCAGCGACATACGAGATGAATCGGGTCGTCAGGGAATGCGACTTGTAATTACAGTAAAAAGGAATGCAGAAGCAAGTACCGTTCTCAATAAACTTTATAAATATTCTCAATTGCAGACCAGTTTCAGCGTCAATAATCGAGCTCTGGTTGGTGGAATTCCTCAAGTGATAAATATAAAAGATATGGTTCAGAATTTTGTAGATTTCCGTCATGAGGTTGTGGTTCGCCGTACTCAGTATGAATTGAAAAATGCTGAACACCGTTTACATATTTTGGAAGGTTACAGAATAGCCTTGGATAATATCGACGATATCATCAAAACGATCCGAGCTTCCAAAACTACAACCGAAGCCAGTGAAAATCTCCAGGAAAAATTTAAATTAAGTGAAATCCAGGCAAAAGCAATCCTGGATATGAGATTGCAGAAATTAACTGGATTAGAAAGAGAAAAGGTAGAAGAAGAATACAATAAACTGGTCAAGTTTGTAGCAAAACTGAAAAACATTTTAGAAAAAAAACATCTCAGAATGAATATAATCAAACGAGAAACAAACGAGATAAAAGAAAAATACAAAGATCTCAGACGCACAACGATCCTGGAAGGTAATGCCGATATCGATACTGAAGATATGATAGCTGATGAAGAAATGGTGGTAACGATTTCTCATAGTGGATACATCAAGCGTCTTCCTATTGCTACTTATAGAAAACAGGGAAGAGGTGGAAAGGGTCTTGCTGGTTCAAACTTGAAAGATGATGATTTTGTGGAAAGTATATTTGTAGCATCTACTCACGCTTATATTCTGTTCTTTACAAACTTTGGAAAATGCTATTGGCTCAAAGTTCATCGCATTCCAAATGTAGGTAGATTGGCTCGTGGTAAAGCGATCGTTAACTTGCTGCAACTGGAAAAAGATGAGAAGATCGAAGCTTTTGTAACAGCTCGTGATTTTGAGCAACCGCATTATGTAACGATGGTTACCAAAAAAGGAACTGTGAAGAAATCAGAATTGAATGCTTTTTCTCGTCCCAGAGTAAATGGAATTATTGCCATCAAGCTTATTGAAGGTGATCGTTTGATCGATGCCAAGATCACGGAAGGTGATAACGATATTTTACTTGCCACAAGTCATGGATATGCAAACCGTTTCCATGAATCTGATGCACGCAGCATGGGAAGAAATTCTCAAGGAGTTCGCGGAATCAGATTGCGAGAAGGTGATGAAGTTGTTTCGATGGTTGTCATCAAGCGTGAAGGAACTCTGCTTGCAATAAGTGAGAATGGATATGGAAAACGTACCGAGATCAGTGATTATAAAGTAACCAAACGCGGCAGCAAAGGTGTGATAACCCTGAAAACTACAAAACGAAATGGCAACCTGGTTGCTCTGCTGGAAGTTGTAGATAATGATGATTTGATGATCGTAACCAGAGAAGGAATGATCATTCGTCAGGCGGTGGATCGCATTTCTGTTATCGGTCGAAATACCCAGGGTGTCAAATTGATCGGATTGAATAAAGGAGATCAGGTATACGATCTGGCACGCATCTTCGCTGAAGATGAAGAGGAAGAAGAAATCCTGGAAAATGTATTTGAAACTGATAAAGAAGCTACCGACTCTGAAGAAACAACAGAAGAAACAACCAGTGATGATAGTGCTGAAGAATCAGATATGGAAGAAGACGAACTGATTGATTCAGAAGAAGATAAAGAAACAGAACCTGAAGAAGATTCTGAAGAATCAGATGAAACTGAGGAAGAAAAACCAAAGAAAAGAGGTCGAAAACCAAAAAATGAAGAGCTGACTCTGGATTTTGACCTTGACGAATAATTAGCCGATATTAGATTTCTGAACAATAAAGTAGAGGTGATGATTTGATCACCTCTACTTGTATTCAATGAAAAAAAAGGAAATGGCTATGCACAAGAAAATGTTTTTTGCCGTCGCATTGGGAATTTTGAGTATTGTATTTTCTTCCTGCTCAATAAAATATGTCCCCATCCAATCTGCAGATATTTCCATTACAGACGATTTTGCCGTCCTGAAAAAAAAGGACATTACTTTTGCTGTCGAAAACAAATACTGGATCAAAGATCCACAGAATTTGACCGATTATTTCACAACTTTTTTTGTCTCGATCAAGAATAATACTGATCGAAGAATTGAGATTAATGAAGCAGATATCGTACTTCTGGATGAATATGAAAACCAATATGATGTAGTTTCATTAGATTATATCGAAAATCTACTTCTGCCGAAACAGATAGAATTTTTGTACATCGATACCATAGAACAAACGGATGGTGAAGATTCCGATAGACTGCAAATGCTGGAAAAACAGAAAGATACATTAGAAAAGTGGCGAGAATCAAAGAAGAACCTGATCACTTATTCTCTGCATTTTGGCACTCTTCATCCAGGAGCTCAAAAATCAGGATTCATTTTCTTTCCAAAATTATCATCCAAAAATAATAAATGTAAGATCATTTTTAGAGACAACACGATTGAATTTATACGTCAGGATGTTAAAAAGAAGCAGGAAAAATAGTGTTCGTGGTTGGACTAAACTTGTCCCGAACTTAGCGTAGGGATCACCATGACACATTTTATTAACAGTACAAACTTAGTGTCATCCTGAGCGGAGTCGAAGGATGCAAAGCATAAGATGAACACAAAAGCAACTAAAAAATCATCAGTAGCCAAAGTCGGTGTGATTACCGGCGGAACAGCCTTTGTGCTTACGGTTTTCTTGGGAATCACTGCCAATTCTCTGGCTTTGTGGGCAGATTGCGCAGCTACTTTTCTGGATTTTATGGCAGTTTTCATTGCCTGGCAGGGTTTTAAAAAAGTAGAAACTCAATCAACCGAAAAATTCAATTACGGCTACGGCAAATTTGAGAGCTTCTCCAGTTTGGGAATGTCAATTTTAATGATTATCTCATTTGTCTGCATCATGATAATTGCTCTTATTCGTTTCAGCAATCCAGTTGCAGTTACTGGAATGGGAGTTGTCATTGGTATGGGAGCTCACACGATTTTTGGCGTGATAAATGGAAGTCTGTTTTTCAAAAGTATTCAACTTGATAAGCAGGATAAATCTTCTCTCAGTTCTGCTCAACGCAGGATGTATCTTGTAAAGTTCAGTGCCAATATTTTAATGGTGGCAACTTTGATCTTATCTTATTTCCTGCATCAATATAAATGGGCAATGTATGCAGATCCTGTTACTGCCACAATTATTGCTTTGATGATACTTTCCAATGCTACAAAAATCTTCAAACATTCCAGTCGCGATCTTTTAGATTATGCTCTGGAAGAACAGTCACAACTACTTATTTTACGTTCACTGGCAAACCATTTTGATCGTTATGAAAATATCAAAGACATCAGAACACGTGCTTCCGGTGGAAAGATCTACGTGGAAATATTCCTGGAATTTGATGGTAATCTGAAACATTCTGAAGTCATGGAAACGGTCAATTCCATGCAGAATGAAATCACAGAATTACTTAATTGTGATGAGGTGCTGATAATACCAGTTTAAACTTCCCAATGTGCAAAGCTCTTCGGAATGTTTAAATTGCTAATTTCAAAATTTAAAAAAATTTTGAACAAGAAATAGAAATGTAAGATATAAAATTGCTACAAAATCTCATTTCTCATCTCTCATCTCTCATTTCTCATTTCTCATTTCTCATCTCTTAAATCCCCAAATCAATAAACATCAACATTCGGAAGAGCTACGCACATTCCGAAGTTGATGTTTGCAAACAGGATGTTTGCCTTACTTGACAAAATAAGCTTCACATTAAATCTCGCATTCTTAATAAATTATAAAAATATAAGAGGATAAAATGCTGGATTTTATAGGAAGTAAAAAACGAACGAACTACGCTGGCAGACTTACAGAAAAAGAAGTTGGCAAAACTGTAACTTTGATGGGCTGGGTGCACCGCCGCCGCGATCTGGGTGGACTTATTTTTATCGATCTGCGAGATATTACTGGAATCGTACAAGTTGTATTTCGGCCAGAAGATGGGGAGCTGCACAAGAAAGCTGGCAGATTGCGAAATGAATACGTATTTGCTGTTACTGGAGAGGTTTGCGCTCGCGATGAAGGAAATATAAATAAGAAAATGGCAACCGGCAGCATCGAGGTAGCAGCTGAAAATTTACTGCTTCTCAACGATTCTGAGCCGCTTCCTGTTCAGATCAATGAAAATATACTGGCGGAAGAAGATTTACGCTTAAAATACCGTTATTTGGACTTGAGAAGAGAAAAACTTCGTCGTATCATGTTGCTACGTCACGAGATCGTTTTTGCTATTCGTGAATTTCTGGTGCAGCATGATTTCTATGAAATTGAAACTCCGATCCTGATGAAAAGCACTCCGGAAGGGGCACGAGATTATCTTGTTCCCAGCCGTATTCATCATGGCAAATTTTTTGCATTACCGCAGTCTCCGCAAATCTATAAACAGCTTCTGATGATAGCAGGTTACGATCGTTATTTCCAGATCGCACGCTGTTTCCGAGATGAAGATTTGCGTGCCGACAGACAACCGGAATTCACTCAGCTTGACCTGGAAATGAGCTTTGTAACTCAGGATGAAATCTTCGATTTGAATGAAAAATTATTCAAATATATTTTCCGGAAAGCTATTGGGGTGGAATTGGAAACACCATTCCCACGTCTTACCTACAAAGAAGCAATGAACCGCTTCGGCATCGATAAACCGGATTTACGTTTCGGCATGGAACTTATAGATATTTCTGAAATTGTACAAGCATCGGAATTCAAAGTTTTTTCTGGTGCATTGCAAAGTGGTGGAAGCGTTCGCTGTGTAGTTGCACCTGGTTGTGCTGGTTATTCGCGAAAGCAGATCGACGGACTTACAGAAATTGCCAAACATCTCGGTGGGAGAGGATTAGCTTACTGCAAAGTGGAAGAAGGCAGTTTAAATGCCGGAATTTCAAAGTTTTTATGCGAAGAGGAAGTAAGAGAGATCCTGAAGAAAACTGAGGCAAAAGATGGTGATCTGATCCTGTTTGCTGCGGATTCCAACAAAATTGTCTTCAAGGTTCTGGCAGAAATAAGAAATCATTTTGGACGTGAATTGAATTTGTATGATAAAAACGATTTCAATTTTGTCTGGATCACAGATTTCCCGCTTTTTGAGTATGATGATCAAACTCAAAAATGGGAAACAGCGCATCACATGTTCACTTTGCCAAAAGAAGAACACGTGAAATATTTTGAAAATGAAGCAGACTGGGATAAGATCGAAGGGCAGCTTTACGACCTGGTTTGCAACGGCATGGAACTTTCGTCCGGCAGTATTCGTTGTCACCGTTTAGACATTCAGAAGAAGATATTCGATGTATTGGGATTCAGCGAAGCAGAACTGGAAGAAAAATTCGGTTTTTTCCTGAATGCACTTAGATATGGAACTCCTCCACACGGTGGAATTGCTCCTGGAATCGACAGAATGGTGATGATAATGAGTGGAGCCGATTCGATTCGTGATGTTATCGCCTTCCCGAAAACTCTGCAAGCTTCAGATCTGATGAGCGAATCCCCTGCGGAAGTAAGTCAGCAGCAGCTGGAAGAGCTGGCGCTGAAGATCGTGAAAACACAGAGAAGCAGAGACACAGAGGGCACAAAATAAAATCATGTATTGTATCCTGAGCCCTTTGTCAAGCTTGGTCGAAGAATGAAGCAATAATGAAAAAAATTAGTCATCTTGAGGAAACTTTTAACCTGACTTTCGACTGTGTCCGCCGAAGCTTGGTGAAGACGTGAGAACAACGGCATCACACACCCCGTCAACTTCGTTGCCACCCCTCTCAAGAGGGGAATTGTATTAATATAACGATGATAAATTTTATGAAAACCATCGCTGCCATCACGTTCGGCTGCAAAGTGAATCAATACGAAACTTCCTGCATATTGGATGAATTCGCACAGCATGGATATAAAATTGTCGATTTTAACAAACCCGCAGATATTTATATAATCAATTCCTGCACTGTTACCAATCGTACAGATTACAAAAGCCGTAATGCTCTACGAAAAGCATTGCAACAAAAAGAAATCAATCCTGGAACAAAAGTGGTCATAACAGGTTGTTATTCTCAAAGAAATAGTGATGAAATTCTGAAGATCGGTGATGTAGACCTGATTGTGGATAACAACGAGAAAAGTAAAATTTATGAGTTGATAGAATACGATAAAAACCTTCCAGGTTTCGGAAACCTGGAAAGGTTGAATATTTTCGACGAACTATCCACCACGCAAATGATCGATCATTCCCGTGCTTTTATCAAAGTTCAGGATGGCTGCGATTATTATTGTGCATATTGTGCGGTAGCTTATGCACGCGGACCTTCCCGCAGTCGAGATAAAGATAAGGTTATAGATCAGATTACAATCCTAACTGAAAAAGGTTATCGCGAATTCGTTCTGGGTGGCATTAATCTGGGACTTTTCGGACATGAAAAAAATGATAATTATTTTCTGGCTGATCTGCTAAAAGACATCGAAAAAATCAATAAAGTCAAATTGATCCGACTCAGTTCACTGGAACCACAACTTTTCAGTGATGATCTGCTGAATTATTTTAAAGAAAGCAAAAAGATCTGTCCGCATTTTCATATTCCACTGCAGGTTGGCTGCGATGAACTTCTTCAGAAAATGGGCCGAAAATATACAACAGCAGAATTTCTCCAAACGATCCACAAACTCAAACAAATTTTCCCAAACTGTGCAATCGGAATCGATGTGATAGCTGGTTTGCCGGGAGAAACCGATGAACTCTTCCAGAAAACTTATGATTATCTGAAATCTTTGGATTTTACCTATCTTCATGTTTTTTCATATTCGCGCCGTCCGGGAACACGAGCTGCAGAAATGAAAGAGCAAGTAAATGGTAAGTTCATCAATAAACGAAGTAATATTTTAACGCAACTTTCCCAGCAGAAAACAGAAAATTACATATCAAAAAGCCTGAATTCCAAAACAGAACTTCGTGGAGTTATCGAACAGAAAAAAGATGGTTTTTGGACAGCCCTTTCCGATCATTTCATCAGGATATATATCTCTTCAGAAAAAGATTTGGAAAAAAAGTATTTACACTTTATTCCCATAAAGAAAAGATTAAATGGAATTGAAGTAGAGAGGATAAACGTGAAAGCAGAAAGTGAAAAAAATTAATAGGAATTTTTGTGATAAAAATTATTGACCTAACAATAAATTTTGGGCAGCACATTGTTCTGCAAAGCATAAATCTGCAGATTCAGAAGAATATGATCACAACCATCGTTGGAGAAAGCGGTTGTGGTAAAAGCGTGCTGATGAAAGCAATTGAAGGTCTTATCGTTCCGACTTCCGGATCGATCGAGATAGATGGTGAGAAATTATTGGATCAGAATCGAGATGGAGTGAAGCGAATTCGTAAGAAAATGGCGATGCTTTTTCAAGGATCTGCCTTATTGGATTCATTAGATGTTTTTCAAAATGTAGCTCTTCCACTAAAAGAACATACACAAACCAGTGATGATGAGATTTTTGAGATCGTTGAGGAAAAACTGAACCTGGTGGGACTGGAAAATGTAATGCACAAAATGCCTTCCGAACTCAGCGGAGGAATGAAAAAGAGAGTTGCTTTGGCCAGAGCAATAATTTTGCAACCAGATTATATAATTTATGATGAACCGACTACAGGATTAGATCCAATTATTGCTTCAGAAATTACTTCTCTAATAATGAAACTTCACAATAATTATAATATTACATCTATCGTCATCACTCACGATCTGGATTGCATAAAAAACTTGAAAAGCAATATTGCCATGATCAATGATAAAAAGATCATTTTTAATGGTTCATTCCAGGAATTTATGAATTCCAAAAATGAACATGTACGTAAATTTTCAGGAAATTAGAGGAATTATGAAATTCTATAAAAATAAAAAAGCCAACGATTTCAAAGTAGGTCTGTTCACATTGATTGGATTAGCTATTTTGGTTCTGTGCTACATCTGGTTCATGGAGATTTTGGAAAATCGAAATTATTCACACTTGAAAGTTGCCTTTGATAATGCCGGAAATACTGAAATTGGAAGTCCGGTAACCATAAATGGTGTAAAAAAAGGACGAGTAGAAGGAATAGAAGTTAAACAGGATGGCGTAATCCTGCTGCTTAAAGTTCAACTTGATTTTACTCTTTTGGAAGGAACGGAATTCTATATTTTAGAATCAAGTTTAATGGGTGATATTCAGATAGAAATAGTTCCGGGAAATCAGGCAGCTGAACTTGATCTGAATAATGTGCATTCCGGAAAAAGACAGATGGGGCTGACGCGTCTGGTTGCCAATCTGGGAGAGATAGTTGTAGGATTGCAATCCATTATGGAAAAAGTTTACGGAGAAGATAATCTGATCGAAGATTTTCAGGCAGTGATGGACACGACTAAAAATATCATGCACAAAGTAAGCGCTTCTTTCGATAAAAATTCATCTCAATTTGAACAATTGATTTCCAACGCAAATAATTTTTCTTCCAAGCTAAATAAGTTGATCGACGAAAATGGGGAAGATGTTTCCGATACAATCGGTAAAACATCACTTCTCATTTCCGAAATTGATAAAACGATGCAAAATATGCAGAAGATCACGGTTGATCTGCAGTCAATTAGCCAGAAAATGAGTAATGAAAACAGCAGTTTCAATCGTTTGATCAGCGAAGAAGAACTTTATAATAATTTGTTGAAAGCCACATCCCACATGGATTCTTTAATCCTCGATATCAAAAAAAATCCCAAGAAATACTTTGAGATCAAGGTCTTTTAAATTAGTATTTTAGCAAAAAGAGTTTTAGGATAGTTATAATGAAAAAAGTTGTGATCTATTTTCTGTTATGTCTCACGATCAGTTTAAATGCCTACAGTTTTGGTCAGAATAAAATACAAAGTGGTGATGCCGAGTGGAGCAAAATTGCTACTTTGCATTTTGATATATATTTTCAAAAGGGAGAAGATGATTTTGGAAAAGCAGCTGCTTTGATGGCAGAAGAAGCTTATTACAAGATAAAAGCTGATTTCAAATCTCCCATTCGCAGTAGAATTCCCATTATTTTCTATAAATCACGCCAGGATTTTGAAACCACGAATGTGATCTATTCGCTGCTTTCAGAAGGTGTTGGTGGTTTTACTGAATCTTCCAGAAATCGCGTAGCAGTGCCTTTTACAGGCAGTTACAAGGAATTGGAAGAAGTTCTTATCCATGAGTTGATGCATGCTTATGTGAATGGTTTGAACAGACAGAGAAACAGATTCATGAATCTTTCCGGATTACCTTTCTGGCTGCAGGAAGGATTGCCTGAATTTGAATCGATCCAAGGGGAAGATGTTTATAATAATATGTTCGTCATCGATCTTCTTATTAACGACGGAATTCCTTACCTGGATCAGGTCGGAGGATATTTTGCCTATCGTCTGGGTGAATCTTTTCTGGTGTTCATAAACGATGAATATGGCAGGGAAAAAGTTGTAGAGCTTTTCTTTGCCCTGCGTTATAACAGCACAGCAAATCTTGCTTTCAAAAAGGTTTTCGATCTGGAATTTCGGGAAATTCAAAAACGATGGAAAAACTATCTGCGTCGTAAATATTTTGCTGATTTCGAAAAATTCAATATTCCATACGAAGTTTTCACAAAGCTTACCGATCATGAAAAAGATGGTTCCTACATGAATTATGCACCGGTATTTTCTCCCGATGGAATGCATTATCTGTATTTTTCCAATAAAAATATTCGCAACGAAATCTGGATGGGATCATCCCTTAAATTGAAAGAAAAAGAATTGATCGTGAAAGGTGAAGCAAACGGAAAGTATGAAGAGTTTCACTTCCAAAAAAATAATATCAGCTGGTTTCCGGAAGGTAATAGATTTGCTTTTGTAGCTAAAACTTCATATGGTGATAAAATCTATGTAATGGATGCTTTTTCCCAAGAAATAGCTTATGAAATTTTACTGGAAGATTTCAATTCCATTTTCGAGATAGATGTTTCGAACGACGGGAAAAAAATCGCTTTTTGCGGTCAGAAAAATGACAAATCTGATGTTTTTGTTTATGATCTGATTTCGGAAGAGATCACCCAGATTACCAACGACCATTATCATGACTTCCAGCCAAGTTGGAGCCCGAATGATGATAAAATAGCTTTCACTTCGGAAAGAACTTTCAATTCTGAAGATAAGAACGTTTTCTATGTTCTCAGCCGAGATATTTTTTATTATGATATCAATGAAGATGCATTTTATCAAGTAACGGACGATACAACGGACAACGATACTCCATTCTGGAATAAAGATGGTGATCAAATCCTATTCATTTCGGATGGCAGAATGTCGACAAACTATCATACGATAGATTTAAATAACGGTAAAAGAGCTCAAGTTACAAAAATTCTGGGTGGAGTTTTTACGGGAGATCTTAATCAGGATGATTCTGAATTGATATTTTCCTGCTATTACGATGGTGGCTGGGATATTTACACCAAAGCAAATCCCCTGGACAGTTTAAGCTTTGAAGAATATCAAATTCCGCAAAAAGTCAAATTTATTGATGATCTTTTTGAAAAAATAGATATCAGCGATTATGAATATTATGGAAAGCGCAAAAGAGACTTCCAGAAAGAAGCTCCAAGTTTTAACAAAAAAGTAACTGCTGTTTCTTTTGAAGACTTTGCTAAAGAAGACAGCTTACGCCAGATTCACAATGAAGAAATTGATAAACGACCTACTGAGAAGAAAATACCCGTGATATCAGATTACAAAACGAAATTTGCTTTGGATTACGTTTGGGGTGGAATGGCTTATTCACCTTCTGGAGGAACTTACGCTCAACTTCAGATGGGACTTTCCGATCTGATGGGAAATCACTCTCTCAATTTCAATTTGGGAATCAGTGGAACTTTCGATACATCCGATTTTATCTTCAATTATCTTTACTTAGCAAAACGTATCGATTATGGTTTTGGTGCTTTTATGCTGAACGATGAATACTATTATATTACCAATTTCTATGGCACGAATGATTATTTCAGAGAAAGAATTCGGCAAATGGGATTATATGGAATTATTCGTTATCCCTTCAATAAATTCTGGCGAATAGATTGGGAAAATCTGATTTCCACTACGACTACAATTCGTGATTGGTGGACAGGATCAAGTTGGGAGAAAGAATATTTACCTGCTGCTTTTGCAGATTATTTTGGTTTGGAAGCTAGTGAAACAGAAACAGTTTATGCACCGCAACTTACTCTGGTGCACGATAATTCTATTTTTGGTTCTACCGGACCGATCAGCGGTTGGCGAGGAGCTCTTCTGGCAAATCGCAGTTTTTCTACGCAAGACAGCTATTCCATACTATTTGGCGACTTACGTTCCTACAATTTCTTTGCCAAACGTTATTCTGTAGCTCTTAGAGCTGCCGGTGGTTCTATTATTGGTGACACAGATTCACGCTTCGATATGGATTATTTCAATGGAGTTCGCGGTTTTGAATATGATGAAGATGAAGATTTGCTGGGTAAAAATAAAGTGGTCGGCAGTTTTGAATTGCGTTTTCCCTTTATCGATCGTTTAAATTTTGCTTTTCCGTTGCCGCTTTATCTCTATCAAATTCGCGGCAGTGCCTTTTTGGATCTGGGAGCAATCTGGACTGATGATCTGCGTTTAACAGAAGCTGGTTCATTGGAAGATCTGATGGCGGGAATTGGTTTCGGGCCCCGCCTGAATATGGGATATTTTGTTCTGAAATTTGATATTGCCTGGCAGACCGATCTGGAAAGTTTCAGTAAACCCAGTTACTATTTCACTCTAACTCCGGATTTTTAAGAAGGATTCTTAACCCTTTTTGGACTTAACACCTGAAATGCTTCCCGGCAATCACTTTCTTTGCCGTCCCGTCGTGAACTTACATTATAGAAATTGATCACAATTTCAGGGAAGAAATCTTCCAGAACGGAGACTATTCCTTTGGCAAACGTACGACAATAAATTGCGCAAATATCTTCGTGACATTGTTCTGCAAGTTTTTCAGCTTCAATCGTTAAGCAATTCTTGCAGAATTTAGTTTCCAGGAAAACTGTATTTCCTTCTGCCCAGATATCCGGCATATTTCCACCTCGA
This Candidatus Cloacimonadota bacterium DNA region includes the following protein-coding sequences:
- the gyrA gene encoding DNA gyrase subunit A — protein: MIHDRSRIELIEIEDVLKKAYLEYSMSVIVSRALPDVRDGLKPSQRRILYAMNELNLTPGRGFRKCAKIAGDTSGNYHPHGEQVIYPTMVRMAQPWSLRYMLVDGQGNFGSQDGDPPAAMRYTEARLQKASVDLMEDLDKETVDFQTNYDDTRQEPTVFPSKFPNLMVNGSSGIAVGMATNMAPHNVSEVCDGIIAYIENPDMEAMDFLKYIKGPDFPTGGYIIGKQGIKDYFQTGHGRVIMRGKAAVETKNNGMEMIVITEIPYMLNKTLLIDKIVSLVKDKKVEGISDIRDESGRQGMRLVITVKRNAEASTVLNKLYKYSQLQTSFSVNNRALVGGIPQVINIKDMVQNFVDFRHEVVVRRTQYELKNAEHRLHILEGYRIALDNIDDIIKTIRASKTTTEASENLQEKFKLSEIQAKAILDMRLQKLTGLEREKVEEEYNKLVKFVAKLKNILEKKHLRMNIIKRETNEIKEKYKDLRRTTILEGNADIDTEDMIADEEMVVTISHSGYIKRLPIATYRKQGRGGKGLAGSNLKDDDFVESIFVASTHAYILFFTNFGKCYWLKVHRIPNVGRLARGKAIVNLLQLEKDEKIEAFVTARDFEQPHYVTMVTKKGTVKKSELNAFSRPRVNGIIAIKLIEGDRLIDAKITEGDNDILLATSHGYANRFHESDARSMGRNSQGVRGIRLREGDEVVSMVVIKREGTLLAISENGYGKRTEISDYKVTKRGSKGVITLKTTKRNGNLVALLEVVDNDDLMIVTREGMIIRQAVDRISVIGRNTQGVKLIGLNKGDQVYDLARIFAEDEEEEEILENVFETDKEATDSEETTEETTSDDSAEESDMEEDELIDSEEDKETEPEEDSEESDETEEEKPKKRGRKPKNEELTLDFDLDE
- a CDS encoding cation diffusion facilitator family transporter — encoded protein: MNTKATKKSSVAKVGVITGGTAFVLTVFLGITANSLALWADCAATFLDFMAVFIAWQGFKKVETQSTEKFNYGYGKFESFSSLGMSILMIISFVCIMIIALIRFSNPVAVTGMGVVIGMGAHTIFGVINGSLFFKSIQLDKQDKSSLSSAQRRMYLVKFSANILMVATLILSYFLHQYKWAMYADPVTATIIALMILSNATKIFKHSSRDLLDYALEEQSQLLILRSLANHFDRYENIKDIRTRASGGKIYVEIFLEFDGNLKHSEVMETVNSMQNEITELLNCDEVLIIPV
- the aspS gene encoding aspartate--tRNA ligase, with protein sequence MLDFIGSKKRTNYAGRLTEKEVGKTVTLMGWVHRRRDLGGLIFIDLRDITGIVQVVFRPEDGELHKKAGRLRNEYVFAVTGEVCARDEGNINKKMATGSIEVAAENLLLLNDSEPLPVQINENILAEEDLRLKYRYLDLRREKLRRIMLLRHEIVFAIREFLVQHDFYEIETPILMKSTPEGARDYLVPSRIHHGKFFALPQSPQIYKQLLMIAGYDRYFQIARCFRDEDLRADRQPEFTQLDLEMSFVTQDEIFDLNEKLFKYIFRKAIGVELETPFPRLTYKEAMNRFGIDKPDLRFGMELIDISEIVQASEFKVFSGALQSGGSVRCVVAPGCAGYSRKQIDGLTEIAKHLGGRGLAYCKVEEGSLNAGISKFLCEEEVREILKKTEAKDGDLILFAADSNKIVFKVLAEIRNHFGRELNLYDKNDFNFVWITDFPLFEYDDQTQKWETAHHMFTLPKEEHVKYFENEADWDKIEGQLYDLVCNGMELSSGSIRCHRLDIQKKIFDVLGFSEAELEEKFGFFLNALRYGTPPHGGIAPGIDRMVMIMSGADSIRDVIAFPKTLQASDLMSESPAEVSQQQLEELALKIVKTQRSRDTEGTK
- the mtaB gene encoding tRNA (N(6)-L-threonylcarbamoyladenosine(37)-C(2))-methylthiotransferase MtaB → MINFMKTIAAITFGCKVNQYETSCILDEFAQHGYKIVDFNKPADIYIINSCTVTNRTDYKSRNALRKALQQKEINPGTKVVITGCYSQRNSDEILKIGDVDLIVDNNEKSKIYELIEYDKNLPGFGNLERLNIFDELSTTQMIDHSRAFIKVQDGCDYYCAYCAVAYARGPSRSRDKDKVIDQITILTEKGYREFVLGGINLGLFGHEKNDNYFLADLLKDIEKINKVKLIRLSSLEPQLFSDDLLNYFKESKKICPHFHIPLQVGCDELLQKMGRKYTTAEFLQTIHKLKQIFPNCAIGIDVIAGLPGETDELFQKTYDYLKSLDFTYLHVFSYSRRPGTRAAEMKEQVNGKFINKRSNILTQLSQQKTENYISKSLNSKTELRGVIEQKKDGFWTALSDHFIRIYISSEKDLEKKYLHFIPIKKRLNGIEVERINVKAESEKN